In one Candidatus Binatia bacterium genomic region, the following are encoded:
- a CDS encoding SgcJ/EcaC family oxidoreductase has protein sequence MLPRLALATILVAASATLARADANAEGRAVSEAFEKACNSGDVAAVMELYEDDATAIWPGEGEIAKGKPGIHKLVADLCKASAKATNKLVSQQSIAVGKDHILNVGRWTATGPGPDGKPSTVEIRTTELLHKSGGKWRYVVDHASIGLPPPPPTAKK, from the coding sequence ATGCTCCCACGATTGGCACTGGCAACGATTCTCGTCGCCGCGTCGGCGACGCTGGCGCGCGCCGACGCCAACGCCGAAGGGCGCGCGGTCTCGGAAGCTTTCGAGAAGGCCTGCAACAGCGGCGACGTCGCGGCGGTGATGGAACTGTACGAGGACGATGCGACGGCGATCTGGCCCGGCGAAGGAGAGATCGCCAAGGGCAAGCCGGGAATCCACAAGCTCGTCGCCGATCTCTGCAAGGCTTCCGCGAAGGCGACCAACAAGCTGGTCTCCCAGCAGTCGATCGCCGTCGGCAAGGACCACATCCTGAACGTCGGCCGCTGGACGGCTACGGGCCCGGGTCCCGACGGCAAGCCGTCGACCGTCGAGATCCGCACGACCGAGCTGCTGCACAAGAGCGGAGGCAAGTGGCGTTACGTGGTCGACCACGCGTCGATCGGCCTTCCGCCGCCGCCGCCGACTGCGAAGAAGTAA